The segment ATTTCAGATGGAAAAATTTCTGCAAAATTTAAATTATAAATTTCTTTTTCATCTGTTTCCAGCATTTCACATAGCCTGTGATTAAAGGAATGTATTGTGCATGATTTATCTATAACCAGTATACCCATCCCAACACTGTTAAAAATTGCAGAAATCTCTTCTTTCGCGGTGATAAGCTCTTCATTTGTTTCGTTCAGATGTTCAAGAATCTGATCAAAAGACTCGGCTATTATTCCTATAGGATCAATGGATAAAATGGACTCTAAATCAAGCTCGTCAGGATTGAGTGGTTTCGTCCCCAATACTTTCAGAAGATGGTTTATTTTTTCCTTAAGATAATTATAAAGTTTCTCCTTATCAGAGACGGCACCGTTTTCCATCAATTTTCCTTACAATTCAAAATATAAAATCAAATTTATTTATATATTTTAATCTTATAAAAACCATGTGATTTTTCAACATCAAATCTGTAACCCATTCTCGTTGCCGACTCCGGAATCGTGTTGATAGCATCTCTGTTATCAACTTTAAATTCCAGAATTAACCCGTCTTTTAACTGTGCTTTTTTTTCATTCACTTTTTTTAAAGCAGTTAAGAGTGTTGAGGGGCATATCTGCCCCCTCAAATCAAAAATTTCATTTCCGTGATCCATCACTCACCCCACAATCAATTTTTCAAGAAATTTACTCCCTATCCAGACTCCGGGCAGAAGCCCGCCCAAAAATAAATATGCACCCAGATCCAGCAGTGGAAGCTGACCAAAAAGATACCACACATTACACCCTCCTGCCAGCCTGGAGGAAAAACCCATCAAAAAACCCCCCGTTACAGCAATAAAAAACTGCTTTAAAGGGATATTAAAATTTATGCTAAACTCTCTTAGATTAATTGCTGAGAAAAACGAACCCGCAAGTATCCCGATAATTACCGGAAGCTGTATAAGGTATATACCATCAAAACGGTATCCGAGTTTGCCTGAAATATCAGTATCTGTAAAAGAGTTGTGATAGTCCAGAACTGTATTGCGAAAATAGGAGATACTTTCATAGTAGTCATTTGAAATCAAATGAGCAATAAAAGCACTGAATTTTGTGTATGTAGAAGTAATGCCCAAAGGCATTTTGGTTATAAGAAATACACCCGTAAGACAGAAGGATAATATTACAGAAGCATAAAACGGTTGTAAATACCGGGTTACATGAGACTTCAAAAACAGTCTGTTTTTATTTTTTAAAAGGAAAAATAACACTGCAAAAACCAAAAGATAAAATATTAAAAAGTAAAACATCGAAATATCTATAAGACTGTATAAGCTTACAAAATTTGATGTGATGTCAAGTCTGCCAGCAATATTTGAAATCTCCGGATATATAACAGCATAAACAAAGGAACCGCAAAGAATACCTATAAATGCGAAAAAGCTGGACACATTGCCGGAACCTATCTTATACAGTGTTCCAATAACGCACCCGCCGGCCAGCACCATTCCTGCGCCGAAGATAACACCGCCTATAAACTGTCTGCCACTCACAACACCTGCCCATGGGTGTGATATATCTATTAAACCGGTAAAGAACAGAAGCAGATACAACGCTGCGCTCATTAAAAGAAGAAAGAAGAGAGAAAAAACCGTATCAAAACGGTTGAACATAAAAATATCCCTGAGCATGCTTGCTACACAAAAGTCACTGCGGTGCATAACAAAGCCGGCAATTATACCTATAATAAGCAGTAAAATAAAAATCGAGGACATGTTCCACCTGATTTACAAAAAATAAATATTCTTAAATCATAACGTATATTTTATTAATTGTCATATTAATTTTTGCAAAAAACTTTTTATTTTTCTACAAATCATGTACAATATAAACTAATTATCCGTAAAATTGGGAGGTAATCATGAAATGCAATATGAGTGAATACCTGAACCTGAAGACTGAACCGGTTGCAACAATCTGGAAAGACGAAGCCCCTGAAGAAAAAATCCAGTTCCAGAAAGGAAAGCGGGGGTGCATTATCTCCCTTATGACTGCAGCCGCTAAAGGAAAAACTGCTGTTGTGGACTCTGAAACTTTCGGCTGCCCGGGTGGAGGTGTCGGATTGGGCTTCGGAAATCAATATGAAAATTTTCCCGGCGGTACGGACTGTTTTGCAAGATTTCTGTCAAACGGTAACAAAGGATATCCAAAAGGTGAAGCAGTGGCAGAGCAGATGAAAGGGAAAGCACCTGAACATTTTATACATGAATTCCTCCACGGGGAACGCTATGCAAAAGACCCTGAAATAGTTGAAGATTTCATCGATGAGCTGGGTTTCATGGATATTCCGGCTAAATATACAATATTCAAACCTCTCAGTAAAACAGAAGAAGATGAGAAGCCTGTAAGCATAACAATATTCTGTAACGCTAACCAGCTTTCAGCTCTGATAGTTTTATGCAACTATTTCAGAAAAGGGATAAACAATGTGGAAGCTCCGTTCGGTGCCGGCTGCCAATCTGCGGGAATTTTAACCTATCAGCAGTTAAACACCGAGAATCCCAAAGGTGTTATAGGCTTAATAGATATCACAGCCAGAAATGCTGCCAAAAACAGCTTTGGTGACAATATTATGAGTTTCAGCATGACTTATGACCTTTTCAAAAAGATGGATACTGAAGTTACAGAAAGCTTCCTGAGCACTGAAAACTGGGAAAACCTCATAAATTAATCAATGAGAGGTATTTGATTTGAAAATATTATATTTTAAAATATTTTCAGGTTGTTTAAAAATAACAAATCTATATAATTTGTATTACATATTAAATTAAGGAGGTTGCAGGATATGCCGAACAAGAAGTTACTGGAAGCTTTAAAATTGGGTTATGAAGCAGAAAAAGAAGGATTAAGAAGTTATCTCAAATTTGCCAAGGAGACAAAAGTTATCTCCGGCAAGAACATGTTTGTTCAGCTGGCATCAGATGAGGTTGACCATCTGGAGCTGATAGAAAGAATGATTTCCTCTTTGTCAGAAGGGACAACTGTAGAAAAAGTAGAGGTACCAAAGGGGAGACTTTCCAACTTTATGCCGGATCAGAAAGATGTAAGTCTTCAGCCTGTTGAAAAAGGGGAAATCGGAGATGAGGAAGCACTGAAAATAGCCCTGTCCCATGAAAAGAAGGCTATTGATTTCTATAAGGCAGAAGCTCAAAAGGACTACAGCAAAGAGGTTAAGGAATTCTTTACCAAACTTGCAGGCGTTGAAGAAAAGCACTATCAGATCATTGAAGCCGAGTTGGATTTTATGCATCAGGACGGCTTTTGGTTTGATACAATGGAGTTTTCTTTAGAAAAATAGTATAAAAAAGCCAGAGAAGGTTAAGCCTTTTCTGGTTTTTCACATTTTTCAAATATACTGTTCCAGAAAGCCAAATCATTATCCAGGCGCATAGATACAGCTGTATAAAAAGTCTTATTTTTTAACTCATCTGATAACTTCACATAATCCTTTTCAGTTGTTATTAGATAGTCTGCTCCGGATTTTTTCAACCTGTCCGTAAGCCATGTAAAATCCTTCCGCTTATAACTATGATGATCCGAGAAAGATCTGGATGAAATAATCGGGATATTTTTCCCAGCAAGCATGTTGAAAAAATTTTTATTGGTAGCAATCCCGGAGAATGCATAAAACTTGTAATTCTGCACAACATCTAAGGGAAACTTTTCACCTTTAAAATAAAAATCGTCAATTAACATATGGGAGAAAAAAACAGGCTTTGACTTAATATACCTTTTCACCTTATCGGGAATATTATAATCTTTTGCCCTTGTAAATACAATAATATCCGCCCTCTGAAGATTTCGTGGCATCTCCCTGAGATACCCGAAAGGAAAAACAAGACCCGTGGAAACAGGGTTTGAATGGTCCAAAAGTACAATATCAATATCTCTGTGAATTTTTCTGTGCTGAAAAGCATCATCCAGAACAACAAAATCGGGGGAGAAACGCTCCACGGCAAGCTTAAGACTCTTCACCCTGTCTTTACCTGTAATAACAGGTACATTCTGAAGCCTTTGAGCTATAAGGAAGGGTTCATCAGCACATAGTTCTTTATCAACAAGAAATTTCCTTCCGTCGTAAATAATATTTGTTCCTAATCCGATTTTCCCCTTATGCCCTCTCGATAATACACAGACACGAAATCCCCTGTTAAGAAGTTCCGTGCACAAATAGATAACAAACGGGGTTTTTCCGGTGCCCCCCAAGCTGATGTTGCCGACTGAGATTATACGGCACATATCAGTAGTTGAAAATCTCCGTACCCATAGGTACTTCTTTATCAAAGACGCCTGCCGGTATATCCACATTCAGGCGTACATTTTCAAATGTAACTTCCGTGTGATTACCCTTTTTATCCACGCTGTATATTTTTTCCAGGTACTTTTCACCAAAAGTCATCGTAAGGTATTTTAACCCCATATCTGATTTTGGAGTTAACCTGAATTTATCTTCAGCTATTTTTTCTATACTGAAGGAATCCTTAACTTTACTTATATCCACCAACAGCTGGAAAACAATGTTGTTTCCGCTGCTTGATGTAACCTTCTGTCTGATAAGCTGATCTGTGGAACTGTCATAGTATTCCATCGTGTCTCTGGTAAACAGATAATATTGCTCATAAGGTTTGTTATAATCCCACAAAACTTTCTCGTTATTAATAAGATAAATTTCTCCTTCGTAAATATCCTCACCAAAGCCTTTTATCTCTGTTTTCTGGGTAAATTGAGCATGCATCGTATTAATATTTTCAAACCTGTTGATAAGGTTATCAAGACTCGCCGCAAACAGTAAATTGGGTATCAAAAAAGCAGTAATTAACAAAATATTAAATAACCTATTAAACACTTGATCCTCCGTCATTATATCACTAAGATAGTTTTATACTAAAATTCATACGGTGTAAAGTAATGAAAATCCTTCTTGTGGATGATGAAAAACATTTTAAAAATATATTTTCCATACTTTCCAGGAAGTACAAATTCCAGTTCGAATGTGCCGAAAATATTAAAGAAGCAATAAGTTTAATCAATGAAAACAACTTTGATCTGGTGGTAATCGATTACTCCCTTCCTGACGGCAAAGGAACAGAATTAAATCGTTTCATCAAGCTGAACCGCCCAGGTTTAAAAACCGCATTAAGCACCGGCTATACAGACATGGTTGAAAATACTGCTAACGGAGATTTTGATTATTATATCAGAAAAGACAGGATAGTCCTTTTCATGGAAAAACATTTAAATGACTAATGCTGGCCGCTGAAAAGCACTTCTTTTCCTTCCTGAAACAATACGGACTGTATTTTTTTCAGAAGCGGGTCAAGACTGGTTTTCTTTATTGCTGAAACAAGAACGGCTTCAGTATATTCCCTCTCAATCTCAAAAATTTCATCTTCGCTCAGTTTATCAATTTTGTTGAAAACAAGTATTTTTCTTTTCTCATTTAAACCTAGCTCATTTAAAATTTCCAACACAGACTGAATATGCTGCTTATAATGATAACTTGAGGCATCCACAACTTCCAGCAGCAGATCGGAATCATCCAACTCCTCCAGTGTTGATTTAAATGCCCCTTTGAGACCGGAGGGCAGATCTCTTATAAAACCCACCGTATCGGTTATAATAACATCCCGTTCTCTTGGAAACCTGATACGTTTGGAGCTGGTGTCAAGTGTCGCAAACATAAGATTGTCCGAATATGTGTCACACTTGGTAAGAGCATTGAGCAGAGTGGATTTCCCGGCATTTGTATATCCAATAATCGACACAATGGGTAAATTATTTTTCAGCCTTTTACCTTTTTGAACATTTCTGTTTTTTTCTATATTTTTCAGTTTCTTGTTTAAAAAAGCTATTCTATCGTTAATTCTACGACGATCCACTTCAAGTTTTGTTTCACCGGGGCCTCTGCCACCTATCCCCCCTGTGAGTCTGGAAAGGGAATCGTCCCTTGCGCTGAGTTTCGGAAGAATATGTTTCAACTGGGCAAGCTCAACCCTCAGCTTACCTTCATTTGACTTTGCACGTGCGGCAAAAATATCCAGAATCAGCTGCGTTCTGTCTATCACTTTGAGCTCAGTAAAATTTGCAACGGCCTTTGATTGAGCCGGTGAAAGCTGATTATCGAAAATCAGATAATCCACACCGCTGGAAAGAGCTTTGATGACAATCTCCTTTAACTTACCGGAACCCACAATATATTTTGGATTAGGCTTGTTTTTAATCTGATAGAAGGTATCCATGACCTCAATTTTTGCACTGGCAGCGAGTTCTCTCAATTCTGCCATGGATTCTCCGGCTTCATATTTATTACTATAGACACCTATGAGTATTGCACTTTCATATAATTTTGTTTCATGGAGCTGCTTTGTTTTACTTTCAACCTCTTCTTCCAGGGATTTAATAAAACTTGAATAATCCAGCTTCTGGTCGTAGGGGTCTTTATCGGTAAAAACCTCATAGGGTTTATCAGCATCCGGCGGCATAATGTGTGCTGAATGCATTTGAAGGGGATTACCGTTTTCATCCATAGTAACAGCAGATACGGAGTCGAGCCGTAAAAGAACAAGATCGGTAAAATCATCATCTGTCAGTTCTTCATTGTATAAATGTGTGTGTACCAGCCTTAAGCCGCGCAATTTACCAGGCACAAGCGCAAATCTGTGCAGTTTTGGTATAAGAACTTCTTTATTTGTGCCAACAAGTACATATTGAATGGTATTGTTCCTGTCGATCAACAGACCGATCTGTTGACCTGTCTCATAAGAAAGGGAAGTAATGTTTTTTATAAGATCATTGGAAATGATCGCTGTTGATTTACTTTTTCTCTTATCCAGTCTCTCAAATCGCTTTAAAAACTTCGCCTTCAGATTTTCAGTGTAGCCGTATAGTATGTTTTACCTCCGGTTTTTGCTATTTATTTCCTAAACAAAATATTACCTGCTTACTAAAAATCAACAATTATAAATCAATACTTGTATTTGACATATATCGTTTCACTGTGCTCTTCAAGCCAGTTTTCATAAACGTTTTGCAGCTTTTTTTCCCTTATTTTTGAAACGATCTCCTCTCTTGTCTTATTATCAACATCATATTTACTGGAAAACGACTCCACCTTAAATAACTGAATACTGTTATCATTATTGACGCGGAAAACATCTCCGGCTTTTGCATTTTCCAGTTTCTTCTGAATAACTTCAGCAATCTGATCCGGACTTACAAAACCGATATATCCCCCGGATTTTGCAGAAGCAGCTTTTGAAAACTTAATCGCCGTATCCGAAAAGGAATGACTTTCCAAATAATCTTTCATCTTTTTAAATTCATCTTTGTTTTTAACTTCAATCATTCTCAGTTCATACTTGTCTGACAAATCCATTTCAGGGTGCTCATCTATATAATCCCTTATATCTTCGTTAGTAACAACAACCATTGGAGCAATAATCCTGCTCATTATTCTGGATTTCAATATATCCATTTTAATCTGCCACTTATATTTGGCAAGAGTTAGCCCCCGCTCTTTAAGTGCCGATTTCAGCTGCATCATACTGACATTATTTTTGGTTAAAACATCCTGTAAAGCGGCGTTGGTTTCTGCCTCTGTAACTTCCACCCCTTCTCTTTTTGCTGCAATTTCAATCTTGTACTGTTTCACAAGAAAATCGAGTACATTATCATAGTACTCCTGAAGTATTTTATCCTTCTTTTCTTCATTTTCAATAGAATAAATCTGCTTAACCCTTTCCGGGTTAAATGATTCCACCTCATACTTGGTAATCACTTCGTCGCCGACAACCGCCAGTATCTTATCAATTATCTGAGCGTTCAGGGGGTTTTGGACTAAGAACAAAGCTAACATTGTCACTAATAGTAATTTTCGCATTTGACCGTAACTCCTTCGTTAAATTATCCAATAACTCATCTTGTTTTTTGATAAACAATTCCGAGTAAAGTTTACTTTTGATTTCTTTAAAATCAGGTCGGATATTTCTTTTTATATCCACCAGTTTAAAAATATGATAGCCGTAATCAGATTTTATCACACTGCTTACACTGCCTATCCGCATTTCTTTGACCTGCTGGAATGGCGCGGGGTAATTGCTTATATCGACATAACCCATATCACCGCCCTCCTCCTTCAGAGTGCCCACAGAAAATTTCTTTACCACATCGCTGAATGCATGCCTTTGCCTCATAAGCTGTCTGGCTTTTCCGGCACTCTCGGCATTATCAGCTACCAGATGGTATATATGGTATAAAGTCACACCTTTATATCTTTTTACAAATTCATCGTAATAATTTTTCAAATCTTTTTCTTCCAGTTTAATATTTTTAAGCTTCTCAGCTAAAAATTTTTGTATTATCAGCTGCTCCTTTATAACATTACTCAGTCTTCTGATATCAAGAACAGGTTTATTGGTATATGTACTGAGATTTTCTTTACCGAAAGCGGATTTAAAGTTATCCAAGACCCTTTTAACTTTAGCATCGTCCACAGTTATACCACTGTTTTCCGCCTTTTTCAAAAGAAGCTTATGATCAATAAAATTTTCAATAATCTCTTTTTTAACTTCCGGGTTGTTTTTATTTTCCTCATTCATTTCAGAGAGAGTATAGTAAGCGTAGTTTATTATATCTTCAACATAATAAGCATTGTTGTTAATTTTGAGTACGGGCTGCTTTTTTTGAGTAACCTGAGATTTCTCCTCTGCAGGTGTTTTCTTGGAATCATCTGTAACATTTTCTTTCTGCTGTCCGCATCCAATTATAAGAAAAAAACACAATACAATTACTTTAAACATTCACCAACCCCACCATCAATCAATACTATTATGCATATGATTTCTCAAGTGAAAATATCTCCGCCAGACTTTCAAAAAAAGCAATGGAAGTTTCAAGGATATCGTTCTCTTTGCTCACAATGCTGATTTCATACTCAGAACTGAAATTTGCTTTCAGCTGCAGTTCACTGATTAAATTTAGAATAATAGCCGGATCAAGGGTTACATTTTTGTCGAAAGAGATTTTCATTTTACTGCTGAATATGGTTAATTTAATTACTCCGCATCCCGAAGCCAGGTTCTTTATATAAAAGATTTTCAAAAGGTTTTTTACCGGTTCCGGAATATCACCGTAAATCGTTTGGAACTCCTCCATATAATTATCAACATCATCTTTCTCAGCTATTCCAGATATTCTGTTATAATAATTCATTCTTGTTTCCGGATTGGGAACATATTCAGCCGGAATATAGTATGAAACATTCGATTGTATCTCCACTTCATTTTTAATTCCGCCTTTACCCTGAAGTTCCTTTACTGCATCGTGAACCATCTGAAGGTATAATTCATATCCTATATTTGTCACAAATCCGGACTGTTCAGCACCAAGCAGATCTCCGGCACCTCTCAGCTGCAAATCGTAGGAGGCAATTTTAAAACCGCTCCCTAGATCAGACAGCTGCTGTATAATCTGCAGCCGTTTTTTTGCAATCTGATTCAACGCTTCAAGATTATCCACCACGAGATAACAGTAAGCCCTTTTGTCTGACCTTCCAACCCTGCCCTTCAGCTGATAAAGCTGTGCAAGCCCGAAATTACCAGCAGAATTAACAATAATTGTATTGGCATTAGCTATGTCAACTCCGTTTTCTATAATGGTAGTACATACAAGCACGTCAGTTTCCCCTTCATAAAACTTTATCAGGGCTTTTTCCAGCTGGATGGAGCTCATCTGACCGTGGGCAATATCCACCCGGGCATACGGTGCCATCGATTGCACCCAGGAAGCCGTATTGACAATATCCTTAACATTGTTATGGAGAAAATAAACCTGCCCGCCCCTTTTCATTTCATTTTCTATTAATTTTCCGATATTCCCATCCTGCCTTACTATTTTTGTAATAATCGGCAGTCTGTCAGCCGGCGGAGTTTCTATAACACTGATATCTCTTATCCCCGAAATGGAGAGCTGAAGTGTTCTCGGAATAGGCGTGGCTGTTAGTGTCAAAACATCGATATTACTTCTCATATCGCTGATTTTCTCTTTATGAGCCACACCGAACCGCTGCTCCTCGTCTATAACAAGAAGTCCCAAATCGTTAAAATGAACATCTGTGGAAAGAAGGCGGTGTGTTCCTATCAGTATGTCCACCTCACCATCTGCAACCTTTTTTAATGTCTTTTTAATTTCTTTTGGGGTCTTCAACCTGCTTATATAATCAATCTTAACGGGGAGATCGTTGAATCTCTGCCTGAAAGATTCAAAATGCTGCCTTGTCAGAACTGTTGTCGGAGCCAGAACAGCCACTTGTTTACCGGCGGCAACAGCCTTACCGGCAGCCCTGACCGCTACTTCCGTTTTTCCAAAACCAACATCACCGCAAACCAAACGCTCCATAGGATAATCAGCTTCCATGTCTCTGTAAACATCCAGTATAGCTGAAAGCTGGTCCTCCGTTTCCTCAAATAAGAAACTGTTTTCAAGCTCCCTGACCAAAAAGCCGTCATTTTGAAAGGAAAAACCGTTTAAGGCTTTTCTTTCAGCATAAAGCTTCAACAAATCCATTGCCAGCTTTTTAGCACTTTTCTTAGCCTGGTTCTTTAACTTACTCCATTTTGAGCTTTGAAGACTGCTTATACGGGGAGATGATTCACCTGAGCCCACATATTTTTGGATAAGGTTAATAGATTCCAGCGGAACATATAATATTTCACCTTTATCATACTCAAGTTCCAGAAAATCGGATTCAATGCCTCCTATAGATTTGTGAACAAGCCCTTTAAAAATTCCGATACCGTAATCCACATGCACGATATAATCGCCTGCAGAAAGATCGGAAAGTGAAGTTTTAAAAACCTCTTTGTTTCTGCTTTTTTTCCTTTTTTTGGAAAAACCGAAGATATCCTCATCTGAAAAAAGTGCTGTTCGTGTCTTCTGGTCTGTAAAACCACCGCTTACTGTATCTCTGTAAACATAAAAAGAAGGTATTTCCGCCTCATCTAAATGTGAAATTTCCGTTATGCCTACACTGTAGTCTTCACAGAACTGTTTTAGCAGACTGTAAAATTTGCTGCTCCCAATTGCAGCAATAACGATATACTTTTCATTTAACAGACTTTTCAACGTATGTATAAACTTATCCAGCGATTCGTAAACATTTTTGGAAACACCCAGTTTAAGCCTTGGGCTTCCATAATCCGGTCTTGTAAGATCTTCAGAAGTATCAAGCTCTACAAGATGAACAAAAGAGTTCTCATCAATATCATTTAAAACATTTTTGGAGACAAAATTGGATAAAACAAGTTCTTCTTCCCGGGATTCAGACTTTTCCGAAATCCAGTCGTAAAAAACACTTATATAACTCTTCCCGCTTTCCGATAGAAAATAAAGCTTAACATCCTGCCGGGTATAATCGAAAAAGCTGTCCATCTTGTCATAAACAAGAGGTGCAAACCAGTGAAAGCCTGCAAACTTACCGAAAAGTTCGGCCTCCTCAAGTTCCCGCCGTCCTTTTAGTGCTCTTTTAAATTCTTCCGTTTCAAAAATACCTTCTGTTGCAGGCATTAGTTTTATCTTTTCCAGGTTTTCAACTTTTCGTTGGGTATCAGGTTTATAAAGGTAAATCTGCTCAACATCGTCATCAAAAAATTCAATCCTCACCGGCAGATCATACCCCGGCGGCAGCAGGTCGAAGATATCTCCTCTGAAAGCATACTCACCGATACCGTCAACAATTTCAACATTAACAAATCCTAAAATGTCCAGGTAATATATAAATTCTTCTCTTGTAATTTCCGTGCCTATTTCAATATCTAAAATGGAAGAAAGAAATACGTCTTTTGGCGGAAGTTTTTTTAACAGACCATACAATGTTGTAATAACAAGAGAAGTCTCATTATTTAAAACCGCATTAAGGG is part of the Flexistipes sp. genome and harbors:
- a CDS encoding sulfurtransferase TusA family protein — encoded protein: MDHGNEIFDLRGQICPSTLLTALKKVNEKKAQLKDGLILEFKVDNRDAINTIPESATRMGYRFDVEKSHGFYKIKIYK
- a CDS encoding YeeE/YedE family protein, giving the protein MSSIFILLLIIGIIAGFVMHRSDFCVASMLRDIFMFNRFDTVFSLFFLLLMSAALYLLLFFTGLIDISHPWAGVVSGRQFIGGVIFGAGMVLAGGCVIGTLYKIGSGNVSSFFAFIGILCGSFVYAVIYPEISNIAGRLDITSNFVSLYSLIDISMFYFLIFYLLVFAVLFFLLKNKNRLFLKSHVTRYLQPFYASVILSFCLTGVFLITKMPLGITSTYTKFSAFIAHLISNDYYESISYFRNTVLDYHNSFTDTDISGKLGYRFDGIYLIQLPVIIGILAGSFFSAINLREFSINFNIPLKQFFIAVTGGFLMGFSSRLAGGCNVWYLFGQLPLLDLGAYLFLGGLLPGVWIGSKFLEKLIVG
- a CDS encoding DUF169 domain-containing protein, whose product is MKCNMSEYLNLKTEPVATIWKDEAPEEKIQFQKGKRGCIISLMTAAAKGKTAVVDSETFGCPGGGVGLGFGNQYENFPGGTDCFARFLSNGNKGYPKGEAVAEQMKGKAPEHFIHEFLHGERYAKDPEIVEDFIDELGFMDIPAKYTIFKPLSKTEEDEKPVSITIFCNANQLSALIVLCNYFRKGINNVEAPFGAGCQSAGILTYQQLNTENPKGVIGLIDITARNAAKNSFGDNIMSFSMTYDLFKKMDTEVTESFLSTENWENLIN
- a CDS encoding ferritin family protein codes for the protein MPNKKLLEALKLGYEAEKEGLRSYLKFAKETKVISGKNMFVQLASDEVDHLELIERMISSLSEGTTVEKVEVPKGRLSNFMPDQKDVSLQPVEKGEIGDEEALKIALSHEKKAIDFYKAEAQKDYSKEVKEFFTKLAGVEEKHYQIIEAELDFMHQDGFWFDTMEFSLEK
- the lpxK gene encoding tetraacyldisaccharide 4'-kinase — encoded protein: MWIYRQASLIKKYLWVRRFSTTDMCRIISVGNISLGGTGKTPFVIYLCTELLNRGFRVCVLSRGHKGKIGLGTNIIYDGRKFLVDKELCADEPFLIAQRLQNVPVITGKDRVKSLKLAVERFSPDFVVLDDAFQHRKIHRDIDIVLLDHSNPVSTGLVFPFGYLREMPRNLQRADIIVFTRAKDYNIPDKVKRYIKSKPVFFSHMLIDDFYFKGEKFPLDVVQNYKFYAFSGIATNKNFFNMLAGKNIPIISSRSFSDHHSYKRKDFTWLTDRLKKSGADYLITTEKDYVKLSDELKNKTFYTAVSMRLDNDLAFWNSIFEKCEKPEKA
- a CDS encoding LolA family protein encodes the protein MFNRLFNILLITAFLIPNLLFAASLDNLINRFENINTMHAQFTQKTEIKGFGEDIYEGEIYLINNEKVLWDYNKPYEQYYLFTRDTMEYYDSSTDQLIRQKVTSSSGNNIVFQLLVDISKVKDSFSIEKIAEDKFRLTPKSDMGLKYLTMTFGEKYLEKIYSVDKKGNHTEVTFENVRLNVDIPAGVFDKEVPMGTEIFNY
- a CDS encoding response regulator → MKILLVDDEKHFKNIFSILSRKYKFQFECAENIKEAISLINENNFDLVVIDYSLPDGKGTELNRFIKLNRPGLKTALSTGYTDMVENTANGDFDYYIRKDRIVLFMEKHLND
- the hflX gene encoding GTPase HflX translates to MIDRNNTIQYVLVGTNKEVLIPKLHRFALVPGKLRGLRLVHTHLYNEELTDDDFTDLVLLRLDSVSAVTMDENGNPLQMHSAHIMPPDADKPYEVFTDKDPYDQKLDYSSFIKSLEEEVESKTKQLHETKLYESAILIGVYSNKYEAGESMAELRELAASAKIEVMDTFYQIKNKPNPKYIVGSGKLKEIVIKALSSGVDYLIFDNQLSPAQSKAVANFTELKVIDRTQLILDIFAARAKSNEGKLRVELAQLKHILPKLSARDDSLSRLTGGIGGRGPGETKLEVDRRRINDRIAFLNKKLKNIEKNRNVQKGKRLKNNLPIVSIIGYTNAGKSTLLNALTKCDTYSDNLMFATLDTSSKRIRFPRERDVIITDTVGFIRDLPSGLKGAFKSTLEELDDSDLLLEVVDASSYHYKQHIQSVLEILNELGLNEKRKILVFNKIDKLSEDEIFEIEREYTEAVLVSAIKKTSLDPLLKKIQSVLFQEGKEVLFSGQH
- a CDS encoding peptidylprolyl isomerase yields the protein MLALFLVQNPLNAQIIDKILAVVGDEVITKYEVESFNPERVKQIYSIENEEKKDKILQEYYDNVLDFLVKQYKIEIAAKREGVEVTEAETNAALQDVLTKNNVSMMQLKSALKERGLTLAKYKWQIKMDILKSRIMSRIIAPMVVVTNEDIRDYIDEHPEMDLSDKYELRMIEVKNKDEFKKMKDYLESHSFSDTAIKFSKAASAKSGGYIGFVSPDQIAEVIQKKLENAKAGDVFRVNNDNSIQLFKVESFSSKYDVDNKTREEIVSKIREKKLQNVYENWLEEHSETIYVKYKY
- a CDS encoding peptidylprolyl isomerase; protein product: MFKVIVLCFFLIIGCGQQKENVTDDSKKTPAEEKSQVTQKKQPVLKINNNAYYVEDIINYAYYTLSEMNEENKNNPEVKKEIIENFIDHKLLLKKAENSGITVDDAKVKRVLDNFKSAFGKENLSTYTNKPVLDIRRLSNVIKEQLIIQKFLAEKLKNIKLEEKDLKNYYDEFVKRYKGVTLYHIYHLVADNAESAGKARQLMRQRHAFSDVVKKFSVGTLKEEGGDMGYVDISNYPAPFQQVKEMRIGSVSSVIKSDYGYHIFKLVDIKRNIRPDFKEIKSKLYSELFIKKQDELLDNLTKELRSNAKITISDNVSFVLSPKPPERSDN